The following proteins come from a genomic window of Doryrhamphus excisus isolate RoL2022-K1 chromosome 12, RoL_Dexc_1.0, whole genome shotgun sequence:
- the LOC131139188 gene encoding gastrula zinc finger protein XlCGF8.2DB-like, producing the protein MEQGDPRPPQHIKSEEEEPRHPHITVEEEKQAWAQEEADVSKFPVICVIVKSEDEDEDEGEDDEAQWSQLDRSQGEKKRSSEAGSLLAPLSDSDDTDEEDSKADTRRRHTDDKHLKCSQCDKTFGDGRILKRHTRLHTGEKPFICSVCGKSFKLKEYLIVHMRTHTGEKPFICSVCGGRFSQKGSLMKHTRTHTGEKPFSCLICSKTFSAKGHLTAHTRTHTGEKPYSCSVCNTSFSDSSALGRHARTHTGEKPFTCSLCGERFAQKGNLMAHMNRHTGDKPFSCSFCGQKFSRKGILLKHTRRHTGEKPFSCDMCDKTFTYKYQLNKHKCAGEKSSA; encoded by the coding sequence ATGGAGCAGGGGGACCCACGGCCCCCCCAGCACATCAAAtcagaagaggaggagccacggCACCCCCACATCACAGTGGAAGAGGAGAAGCAAGCATGGGCTCAGGAGGAGGCTGACGTCAGTAAATTCCCAGTAATTTGTGTGATTGTGAAGagcgaggatgaggatgaggacgaGGGCGAAGACGATGAAGCTCAGTGGTCCCAACTTGATCGCAGTCAAGGTGAGAAGAAGAGAAGCTCGGAGGCAGGCAGCCTCTTAGCTCCGCTGTCGGATAGTGACGACACGGACGAGGAAGATTCCAAAGCAGATACTCGCAGGCGTCACACTGACGACAAACACTTGAAATGCTCTCAGTGCGACAAAACTTTTGGTGACGGGAGAATTTTGAAGCGACACACGAGGCtccacacgggagaaaaaccgttCATTTGTTCGGTTTGCGGTAAGAGCTTCAAGTTGAAGGAATATTTGATCGTCCACATGAGGACTCATACGGGAGAAAAACCGTTCATCTGCTCCGTTTGTGGAGGCAGATTCTCTCAAAAGGGGAGTTTGATGAAACACACAAGaacgcacaccggagagaaaccatttTCTTGTTTAATCTGCAGCAAAACTTTTTCTGCCAAGGGACACTTAACAGcacacacaaggacacacactggagaaaaaccatatTCCTGCTCCGTGTGCAACACAAGTTTTAGCGACAGTTCGGCACTGGGGAGGCACGCAAGAACACACACTGGTGAGAAACCTTTTACTTGCTCGCTTTGCGGTGAAAGATTTGCTCAAAAAGGAAATTTGATGGCACACATGAATAGACACACTGGAGATAAACCATTTTCATGCTCCTTTTGTGGGCAAAAATTCTCCCGAAAGGGGATTTTGCTGAAACACACAAGAAGACACACTGGGGAGAAACCATTCAGTTGCGATATGTGTGATAAAACCTTTACTTATAAGTACCAGCTGAACAAACACAAGTGTGCTGGTGAGAAGAGCAGCGCTTGA
- the LOC131139838 gene encoding zinc finger protein 182-like: MCKVQMLRALVNERLTAAVDEIFVAFERTLAEYEGELRRTKDENERQRQLLDAVMFKPQMESQGVFVFVCPAEVSEQDLPPVQPEWSSRPPTIKEEERAGSPDDADVSKFPVTRVIVNGEEDDDEARRSQLYRSEARRRPAAGSPFAPLSDRDDAVSRPPGVDEEDRRADLKCSQCGKTFASKSRLKKHKKHHNDSKQVLKCSQCDKTFGSKTDLQRHVRIHTGEKPFSCSFCDKKFSVKGNLIVHTRTHTGEKTFSCSSCEQSFGVGSALRRHMRTHTGEKPFSCSFCGERFSQKGHMMRHTRTHTGEKPFSCNVCEKKFSEKYNIKKHKCTCKNTSVSGGTFADKKENEELLDAVFKKPQMESHRAVTIGSPSRRVFIGSFGAVHAGQSIDEGDPPPEEQEWSSRVAQGELQPGHIKEEEEERSISQEEQQLEGPEEFPVIRVIVKGEDDEDEARRSQLDRSPSQEKKRTEADSLLAPLSDSDDATSRSPATDDDAKDFKADTRRHADSKHFKCSQCDKTFDKVTRLKSHMRCHKGEEIFICPFCGKSFGVQEHLISHMMIHTGEKPFICSICGGSFALKNTLIIHMRTHSGEKPFTCSVCGERFSQKVNLTTHMRTHTGEKPFTCSVCGENFSQKGNLMKHMRTHTGEKPFPCSICGEKFSQKGNLIIHMRTHTGEKPFPCSVCGKTFSLKGSLMKHTRTHTGEKPFSCSICGEKFAQKGNLNIHTRKHTGEKPFSCSLCDEKFFQKVQLNKHKCAGEKSVST; the protein is encoded by the exons ATGTGTAAAGTCCAAATGCTGAGAGCCTTGGTGAACGAGCGACTAACCGCTGCCGTTGACGAAATATTTGTAGCGTTCGAAAGAACGCTAGCAGAGTACGAGGGGGAACTTCGTCGAACGAAAGATGAaaacgagcgacaacgtcagCTGCTGGACGCTGTGATGTTCAAGCCTCAAATGGAGTCACAAGGAG TGTTTGTGTTCGTGTGCCCCGCAGAAGTCAGCGAACAAGATCTTCCTCCTGTGCAGCCGGAGTGGAGCTCCAGGCCTCCCACCATCAAAGAGGAAGAGCGAGCCGGGAGTCCGGATGATGCTGACGTCAGCAAGTTTCCGGTGACCcgtgtgattgtgaatggtgaAGAAGACGACGATGAAGCTCGGCGGTCACAGCTTTACCGCAGCGAGGCGAGGAGGAGACCGGCAGCGGGCAGCCCCTTCGCTCCGCTCTCGGATCGTGACGACGCCGTGTCGCGGCCTCCTGGCGTCGACGAGGAAGACCGTCGAGCTGATTTGAAATGCTCTCAATGCGGCAAAACGTTTGCCAGCAAAAGCCGCCTAAAAAAGCACAAGAAGCATCACAATGACAGCAAACAAGTGTTGAAGTGTTCACAATGTGACAAAACCTTTGGCAGCAAGACTGATTTGCAAAGACACGTGAGGATCCACACGGGGGAAAAACCCTTCAGCTGCTCCTTTTGCGACAAAAAGTTCTCCGTCAAGGGAAATTTGATTGTGCACACCaggacgcacacgggagaaaaaacCTTTTCCTGCTCGTCGTGCGAGCAAAGCTTCGGCGTCGGTTCGGCGTTGCGGaggcacatgagaacgcacactggCGAGAAACCTTTCTCCTGCTCATTTTGCGGTGAAAGATTCTCTCAGAAGGGCCACATGATGAGACACACCAGGACGCACACTGGCGAGAAACCGTTCAGTTGCAACGTGTGCGAGAAAAAGTTCTCTGAAAAGTACAACATCAAGAAGCACAAGTGTACTTGT AAGAACACCTCAGTTAGCGGAGGAACTTTTGCGGACAAAAAGGAGAACGAAGAACTACTGGACGCTGTTTTCAAGAAGCCCCAAATGGAGTCACACAGAGCAG TGACCATCGGAAGTCCTTCAAGACGTGTTTTCATTGGTTCCTTTGGTGCGGTGCATGCCGGGCAAT CCATCGATGAAGGAGATCCACCCCCCGAGGAGCAGGAGTGGAGCTCCAGGGTGGCGCAGGGGGAGCTGCAGCCCGGCCACattaaggaggaagaggaggagcgcaGCATCAGTCAGGAGGAGCAGCAGCTTGAAGGGCCGGAGGAGTTCCCCGTCATTCGAGTGATTGTGAAAGGCGAAGACGACGAAGATGAAGCTCGGCGGTCACAGCTTGATCGCAGTCCAAGCCAGGAGAAGAAAAGAACAGAAGCGGACAGCCTCTTAGCTCCGCTGTCAGACAGCGATGACGCCACGTCGCGCTCTCCCGCCACGGATGATGACGCTAAAGACTTTAAAGCGGATACGAGGCGTCACGCTGACAGCAAACACTTCAAATGCTCCCAATGCGACAAAACCTTTGACAAGGTGACGCGTTTAAAGTCACACATGAGATGTCACAAGGGAGAAGAAATCTTCATCTGCCCGTTTTGTGGCAAGAGTTTTGGTGTGCAGGAACATTTGATCAGTCACATGATGatccacactggagagaaacctttcattTGTTCAATCTGCGGGGGAAGTTTTGCCCTGAAAAATACTTTGATCATACACATGCGAACACACAGCGGCGAGAAACCTTTTACTTGCTCGGTTTGCGGCGAAAGATTCTCCCAAAAGGTCAATTTAACAActcacatgagaacgcacacgggagagaaaccctttACCTGCTCGGTGTGCGGGGAGAATTTCTCTCAAAAAGGAAATTTGATgaaacacatgagaacgcacacaggtGAGAAACCATTTCCCTGTTCCATTTGTGGCGAAAAATTCTCCCAGAAAGGAAATTTGATtatacacatgagaacgcacaccggtgagaaaccttttccctgctcagtttgtggcaAAACGTTCTCTCTGAAAGGCAGCTTGATGAAACACACGAGGACACACACGGGGGAGAAACCGTTTTCTTGTTCAATATGTGGCGAAAAATTTGCCCAGAAGGGAAATTTGAACATCCACACACGGAAACATACGGGCGAGAAACCATTCAGCTGCAGTCTGTGCGATGAGAAGTTCTTTCAGAAGGTCCAGCTGAACAAACACAAGTGCGCAGGTGAGAAGAGCGTCAGCACGTGA
- the LOC131139187 gene encoding gastrula zinc finger protein XlCGF8.2DB-like produces MESHGEDIREDEEDLPLEHQEWRSRVAQEEPRHLYIKEEEEEHSISQEEADISTFPVIRVIVKNEDDEDEAQWPQLDDRQSVATRRSEADSLLAPLSDSDQTDDEYPKGDRSQKGSKDFQCSQCNKAFGRKRNLKTHMMVHTGEKPFICSICGGGFSLKGTLTIHMRTHTGEKPFPCEVCGERFSQKVNLTKHMRKHTGEKPFPCSICGEKFSQKGNLMIHMRWHTGEKPFGCPICGENFSQKGNLMIHVRTHTGEKPFPCEICGQTFARKDILLKHTRTHTGEKPFTCSVCGEKFAQKGNLKTHTRKHTGEKPFSCSLCDKRFAYKYQLNKHKCGSELGGSKSNPNESSGRQKV; encoded by the exons ATGGAGTCACACGGAGAAG ACATCCGTGAAGATGAAGAAGATCTTCCCCTTGAGCATCAGGAGTGGCGCTCCCGGGTGGCGCAGGAGGAGCCACGGCATCTCTACattaaagaggaggaggaggagcataGCATCAGTCAGGAGGAGGCCGACATCAGCACGTTTCCGGTGATTCGTGTGATTGTGAAGAATGAAGATGACGAGGATGAGGCTCAGTGGCCGCAGCTCGATGACCGTCAAAGTGTGGCAACGAGAAGATCGGAAGCGGACAGCCTCTTAGCTCCACTGTCCGACAGCGATCAGACCGACGATGAATACCCCAAAGGGGATCGATCGCAAAAAGGCAGCAAAGACTTTCAATGTTCTCAGTGTAACAAAGCTTTTGGCAGAAAGCGGAATTTGAAAACACACATGATGGtccacaccggagagaaacctttcattTGTTCCATCTGCGGTGGAGGTTTCTCTCTCAAAGGCACCCTGACcatacacatgagaacacacacaggggaGAAACCTTTTCCCTGTGAAGTTTGCGGCGAAAGATTCTCTCAGAAAGTCAACTTAACAAAACACATGAGAAAGCACACTGGGGAGAAACCGTTTCCCTGCTCGATTTGTGGGGAGAAATTCTCCCAGAAAGGAAATTTGATGATACACATGAGATGGCACACAGGTGAGAAACCCTTTGGCTGTCCAATTTGCGGAGAAAACTTCTCTCAAAAAGGAAATTTAATGATCCACGTGAGaacgcacaccggagaaaaaccttttcccTGTGAAATTTGCGGACAGACATTTGCCAGGAAAGACATTTTGCTGaaacacacacgaacacacactgGCGAGAAACCTTTCACTTGCTCAGTTTGCGGCGAGAAATTTGCTCAGAAAGGCAACTTGAAGACGCACACCAGGaaacacaccggagagaaaccttttagcTGCAGCCTGTGTGACAAGAGGTTCGCTTACAAGTATCAGCTGAACAAACACAAGTGCGGAAGTGAGCTCGGCGGCAGTAAGTCCAATCCGAACGAGTCCTCAGGGCgtcaaaaagtttga
- the LOC131139185 gene encoding zinc finger and SCAN domain-containing protein 2-like, whose protein sequence is MSKKTFVVLERTTADYREELSLSTKEELEGQSQLLLEMEMESHGADGEEENLPPEEQKWSSWMEQEETPSSQVKEEEEELEPPCIKEEEEESEPPHIKEEDEEHSISRGEQQQEDADISKFPVTCMTVKSDDDEDKGQGSQIDDSQSVEKKGSSSSRHRTTEADGGGSQAGSRFAPLSESDDATSHSPDTDDEDYKADVTCRPGNKHFKCFQCDKTFGSKSNLKRHMGCHTGEKLFSCSICGKEFSQKGILMRHTRTHTGEKPFSCPFCAKRFSIKGNLITHTRIHTGEKPFSCSVCKTSFTVRSALVQHMRTHTGEKPFPCSFCGKTFSQKVSLMTHLRRHTGEKVFSCKACDERFSHKYQLNKHKCGGEDSGRK, encoded by the exons ATGTCAAAGAAGACATTTGTAGTGTTAGAAAGAACGACAGCAGACTACCGGGAGGAACTTTCTCTTTCGACGAAAGAGGAGCTCGAAGGACAAAGTCAACTCCTGCTTGAAATGGAAATGGAGTCACACGGAGCAG ATGGCGAAGAAGAAAATCTTCCCCCAGAGGAGCAAAAGTGGAGCTCCTGGATGGAGCAGGAGGAGACACCGTCTTCCCAggttaaagaagaagaagaggagttAGAGCCGCCctgcattaaagaggaagaggaggaatcAGAGCCGCCTCACAtcaaggaggaagatgaggagcaCAGCATCAGTCGGGGGGAACAGCAGCAGGAGGATGCCGACATCAGCAAGTTTCCAGTGACTTGTATGACTGTGAAGAGCGACGATGATGAAGACAAAGGTCAGGGGTCACAAATCGATGACAGTCAAAGCGTGGAGAAGAAAGGCAGCAGCTCGAGCCGACACAGGACGACAGAAGCCGACGGTGGGGGATCACAAGCAGGCAGCCGCTTCGCTCCGCTGTCAGAGAGTGACGACgcgacgtcacactctcctgacacgGATGACGAAGACTATAAAGCTGATGTGACATGTCGCCCTGGCAACAAACACTTTAAATGCTTCCAATGTGACAAAACCTTTGGCAgcaaaagtaatttaaaaaggCACATGGGATgtcacacgggagaaaaactaTTTAGCTGCTCGATTTGCGGTAAAGAATTCTCCCAGAAGGGAATTTtaatgagacacacaagaacacacaccggagagaaacctttttcatGCCCATTCTGCGCCAAACGATTCTCTATTAAGGGAAAtttgatcacacacacacgaatacacaccggagagaaacctttctccTGTTCAGTCTGCAAAACCAGTTTCACTGTTCGTTCGGCGCTGGTTCAACACATGCGAACACACACTGGCGAGAAACCCTTTCCTTGTTCGTTTTGTGGGAAAACCTTTTCTCAGAAAGTCAGCTTGATGACGCACTTGAGAagacacaccggagagaagGTGTTCAGCTGCAAGGCGTGCGATGAGAGATTCTCTCACAAGTACCAGCTGAACAAACACAAGTGTGGCGGCGAGGacagtggcagaaaatga
- the LOC131139182 gene encoding gastrula zinc finger protein XlCGF8.2DB-like, producing the protein MTSDNNNYWTPQMESRGAEISEEQKKPQPPHVKEEEEEEPQPPHVKEEEEEHSVTQEAPDLRKFPVIRVIVKSEDDEDEAQWSPREEKRRSHADSLLPPLSDSDDTASHSPDTDDEDSKADMTRHADSTRFKCFQCDKTFSDSIALEVHMTCHTGDKTFSCPFCDKGFPRNSNLKLHMRTHTGEKPYSCLVCDKKFSIKGNLMKHASTHTGEKPFPCPVCSKRFSRKGNLMAHTRTHAGEKNEKTFSCSACATSFGMRSTLLRHMRTHTGEKPFPCSVCGQTFSQKGHLMRHMRTHSGEKPFPCSVCGKRFTQKGSLMTHMRTHSVDKPFPCSVCGQRFSQKGNLMKHQRTHTGEKPFSCNVCTKKFSYKYQLSRHECAGEKSSST; encoded by the exons ATGACCAGCGACAACAACAACTACTGGACGCCTCAAATGGAGTCACGCGGGGCAG AGATCAGTGAAGAGCAGAAGAAGCCACAGCCCCCCCAcgttaaagaagaagaagaggaggagccacagcctcCACACGttaaagaagaggaggaggagcacagCGTCACTCAGGAGGCGCCGGACCTCAGAAAGTTTCCAGTGATCCGTGTGattgtgaagagtgaagatgatgaagacgaaGCTCAATGGTCACCGCGTGAGGAGAAGAGAAGATCACACGCAGACAGCCTGCTACCGCCGCTGTCAGACAGTGACGATACGGCGTCGCACTCTCCCGACACTGACGACGAAGACTCTAAAGCTGATATGACGCGTCACGCTGACAGCACACGCTTCAAATGCTTCCAGTGCGACAAAACCTTCAGTGACAGCATCGCATTGGAAGTCCACATGACGTGTCACACAGGCGACAAAACATTCAGCTGCCCATTTTGCGATAAAGGCTTCCCGAGAAATAGTAATTTGAAattacacatgagaacacacactggagagaaaccgtaTTCCTGCTTGGTGTGCGATAAAAAGTTCTCAATAAAGGGAAATTTGATGaaacacgcaagcacacacactggagagaaaccatttcCCTGCCCAGTTTGCAGCAAAAGATTCTCTCGCAAAGGCAATTTGATGGCACACACGAGGACTCACGCCGGGGAAAAAAACGAGAAAACATTTTCCTGCTCAGCCTGTGCGACGAGTTTTGGCATGCGCTCAACATTGTTGCGGCACATGAGGACACACACCGGTGAGAAACCTTTTCCCTGCTCAGTTTGTGGCCAAACATTTTCTCAAAAGGGACATCTAATGAGACACATGAGGACTCACAGCGGCGAGAAACCTTTCCCTTGCTCTGTTTGTGGGAAAAGATTCACTCAGAAAGGCAGCCTGATgacacacatgagaacacacagtgTGGATAAACCTTTTCCCTGCTCGGTTTGTGGACAGAGATTCTCTCAAAAAGGCAATTTAATGAAACACCAAAGaacgcacactggagagaaaccattcaGTTGCAATGTATGCACTAAAAAGTTCTCCTACAAGTATCAGCTTAGTCGGCATGAGTGTGCTGGTGAGAAGAGCAGCAGCACATGA
- the LOC131139194 gene encoding zinc finger protein 394-like has translation MELHRADVSEDLRPELQEWSSRVAQEESRPPNIKEEDDEEGQPVPAYIKEEEEEHSINQEEGQEVADISKFPVICVIVKSEDDEDKGHGSRIDYCQHKEKEEAEHPSSSSSRHLTTEADSLLAPLSDSDDTASHSPETDEEDSKADVTGLPFVCSFCGKRFSQKGNLITHTRTHTGDKPFSCSICGEKFTQKGNLMRHTRKHVDEKPFSCSVCGKRFTQKAHVEGFTFLAVAATYWRGAPATAEKQPGERTQR, from the exons ATGGAGTTACACAGAGCAG acgtCAGTGAAGATCTTCGCCCAGAGCTACAGGAGTGGAGCTCCAGGGTGGCGCAGGAGGAGTCACGGCCGCCCAACATTAAAgaggaggatgacgaggagGGACAGCCTGTGCCGGCCTAcattaaagaagaagaagaggagcacAGCATCAATCAAGAGGAGGGGCAGGAAGTGGCTGACATAAGCAAGTTTCCAGTGATTTGTGTGATTGTGAAGAGTGAAGACGATGAAGACAAGGGTCACGGATCACGGATCGATTATTGTCAAcacaaggagaaggaggaggcggagcatcCAAGCAGCAGCTCAAGTCGACACTTGACAACAGAAGCAGATAGCCTCTTAGCGCCGCTGTCAGATAGTGACGACACggcgtcacactctcctgaaaCTGACGAGGAAGACTCTAAAGCTGATGTGACGGGTCTCCCGTTCGTCTGTTCATTTTGTGGTAAACGCTTCTCTCAGAAAGGCAATTTGAtaacacacacaagaacacacactggCGATAAACCATTCAGCTGCTCCATTTGCGGTGAAAAATTCACTCAAAAAGGCAACTtaatgagacacacaagaaAGCACGTCGACGAGAAACCGTTTTCttgctcagtttgtggcaaAAGATTCACTCAAAAAG CGCATGTGGAGGGTTTTACCTTTTTAGCGGTGGCTGCCACCTACTGGAGAGGAGCACCGGCAACGGCAGAAAAACAACCTGGCGAGAGAACACAGCGATAG
- the LOC131139183 gene encoding gastrula zinc finger protein XlCGF8.2DB-like, translated as MEEEEPLGIKEEDEEQIWTQEGADIGSFPVIRVIVKSEDDEEEAQWVQLDHNQSDDTRSPAADRLLAPLSRSDDTALHSPDADEDSRAVMACHTNNKHFKCSQCQKSFTYKSDWKTHMRVHTGEKPFSCPFCSKRFSQKGTLTIHTRTHTGEKPFSCSVCDAGFTDRSALIKHTRTHTGEKCFTCSVCGERFSRKMNLTEHTRTHTGEKPFTCSICGKGFSKKVNLKSHTRTHTGEKPFSCSVCDTSFRFQSSLIPHMRTHTGESSFPCSVCGKIFFRKMSLIEHARTHTGEKPFSCSVCNTMFRCQSTVVKHMRTHTGEKPFSCSVCNKSFSLHPSLFRHMRTHTGEKPFSCNVCDEKFAYKYQLSKHKCAGESSSGQTHFNG; from the coding sequence atggaggaggaagagccaCTGGgcattaaagaggaagatgaggagcaAATCTGGACTCAGGAAGGCGCTGACATCGGCAGCTTTCCAGTGATTCGAGTGATCGTGAAGAGTGAAGACGATGAGGAGGAAGCTCAGTGGGTACAGCTTGATCACAATCAAAGTGACGATACGAGAAGTCCAGCAGCAGACCGCCTCTTAGCTCCGCTATCACGTAGTGACGACACGGCGTTGCACTCCCCTGACGCCGATGAAGACTCCAGAGCTGTTATGGCGTGTCACACTAACAACAAACACTTTAAATGCTCTCAGTGCCAGAAAAGTTTTACGTATAAGTCAGACTGGAAAACACACATGAGGgtccacacgggagaaaaaccattCAGCTGCCCATTTTGCTCTAAAAGATTCTCCCAAAAAGGCACTTTGACAATACAtacaagaacacacacaggagagaaaccgttTTCATGTTCAGTCTGCGATGCCGGTTTTACTGATCGTTCCGCGTTGATCAAACACACGAGAACACACACCGGTGAGAAATGTTTCACATGCTCAGTTTGTGGTGAAAGATTTTCCAGAAAGATGAATCTGACAGaacacacaagaacacacacgGGCGAGAAACCGTTCACCTGCAGCATCTGCGGAAAAGGATTCTCCAAAAAGGTGAATTTGAAGTCCCACACGAGAACACACACTGGTGAAAAACCCTTTTCATGCTCAGTCTGCGACACAAGTTTCAGATTTCAGTCCTCCTTGATtccacacatgagaacacacaccggCGAGAGTTCTTTTCCGtgctcagtttgtggtaaaATCTTCTTTAGAAAGATGAGTTTGATCGAACACGCAAGGACCCACACTGGAGAAAAGCCGTTTTCATGTTCAGTCTGCAACACGATGTTTCGATGCCAGTCGACAGTCGTGAAACACATGAGGACACACACTGGCGAGAAACCCTTTTCCTGCTCGGTCTGCAACAAAAGTTTCAGCCTTCACCCGTCACTGTTtcgacacatgagaacacacactggagagaaaccattcaGTTGCAATGTGTGTGATGAGAAGTTCGCTTATAAGTATCAGCTTAGCAAACACAAATGTGCTGGTGAGAGCAGCAGCGGCCAAACGCATTTTAATGGCTAG
- the LOC131139181 gene encoding zinc finger protein 84-like: MESQRDVRGDLPSEQQEWSSRWEQEEPEPLNIKEEAEQPQAPCIKEEEPQHTHIKEEEEEHSISISKFPVIVKGEDDEGEGQRSQLDHGPRDDKRVPESDSLLAPLSDSDDMTSQSPDTDDEDSKADMTCRADSKRLKRSHTRQKTFSCSFCRKAFLRKAHLLAHTRTHTGEKPFCCPLCGKPFSERAHLMAHTRTHTGEKPFSCSFCDKRFSTKGQLISHTRTHTGEKPFSCSVCSTDFSDSSALARHTRTHTDISEEDLALEQQEWGSRVAKEEPQPPHTKEVEEEQVWTREEADISRVPATCVIVKREDDGLSRGDVAALRDNKHLGCSQCDKTFGDKRHLKRHMRCHTEEKPFSCSFCDKRFPRNEHLISHTRIHTGEKPFSCSVCAQTFSHKSNLTTHMRRHTGEKPFSCSVCSERFSRKISLAIHTKTHTGEKPFSCSYCAKMFSLKEHLVTHTRTHTGEKPFSCSVCKMSFSDRSALTRHTRTHTGEKPYSCSVCGKKFSLKAYLVEHTGTHTGEKPFSCSVCNTSFSFRSALVRHARTHTGEKPFGCKECDQKFSDKKRLNKHACAGGRSIST, translated from the exons ATGGAGTCACAAAGAG ATGTCCGTGGAGATCTTCCCTCTGAGCAGCAAGAGTGGAGCTCCAGGTGGGAGCAAGAGGAGCCAGAGCCCCTGAACATTAAAGAGGAGGCGGAGCAGCCACAGGCCCCCTGCATtaaagaggaggagccacagcacACCCACAttaaggaagaggaggaggagcacagcatcagcatcagcaagTTTCCTGTGATTGTTAagggtgaagatgatgaaggtgaAGGTCAGCGGTCACAGCTTGATCACGGTCCAAGGGACGACAAGAGAGTACCGGAGTCAGACAGCCTCTTAGCTCCGCTGTCAGATAGCGATGACATGACGTCTCAGtctcctgacactgatgatgaagactcgaaAGCTGACATGACGTGTCGTGCTGACAGCAAACGCTTGAAACGCTCGCACACGAGACAAAAAACATTCAGCTGCTCGTTTTGCCGTAAAGCATTTCTTCGAAAGGCACATTTGCTGGCtcacacaagaacacacactggTGAGAAACCATTCTGCTGCCCGCTTTGTGGCAAACCGTTCTCCGAAAGAGCACATTTGATGGCACACACAAGAACCCACACAGGAGAAAAGCCCTTCTCCTGTTCCTTCTGTGATAAAAGATTCTCCACAAAGGGGCAGTTGATCTCACACACCAGgacgcacactggagagaaacccttcTCCTGCTCCGTCTGCAGCACGGACTTCAGCGATAGCTCGGCGTTGGCTCGGCACACGAGAACGCACACGG ACATCAGTGAAGAAGATCTTGCCCTCGAGCAGCAGGAGTGGGGCTCCAGGGTGGCgaaggaggagccacagcccccccacACTAAAGAGGTAGAGGAGGAGCAAGTGTGGACTCGGGAGGAGGCCGACATCAGCAGGGTTCCAGCGACTTGTGTGATTGTGAAGCGTGAAGATGATGGACTCTCTCGAGGTGATGTGGCCGCTCTTCGTGACAACAAACACTTGGGATGTTCCCAGTGTGACAAAACGTTTGGTGACAAGAGACATTTGAAAAGGCACATGAGATGTCACACGGAGGAAAAACCCTTCAGCTGCTCTTTTTGCGATAAAAGATTTCCTCGAAATGAACATTTGATATCACACACGAGAATACACACTGGGGAGAAACCGTTTTCGTGTTCCGTCTGTGCACAAACGTTCTCGCATAAATCCAATTTGACAACACACATGCGAaggcacacgggagaaaaacctttttccTGTTCAGTTTGCAGTGAAAGATTCTCGCGAAAAATCAGCCTGGcgatacacacaaaaacacacactgggGAGAAACCCTTCAGTTGCTCGTATTGTGCAAAAATGTTCTCTTTAAAGGAACATTTGGTCACGCACACAcgaacgcacacgggagaaaaaccattTTCCTGCTCGGTCTGCAAAATGAGTTTTAGTGACCGTTCGGCGTTGACtcgacacacacgcacacacaccggagagaagcCTTATTCCTGCTCAGTGTGCGGTAAGAAGTTCTCTCTGAAGGCGTATTTGGTGGAGCACACGGggacgcacacgggagagaaacctttttcatGCTCAGTCTGCAATACGAGTTTCAGTTTCCGTTCGGCGTTGGTTCGACACGCGAGGACGCACACCGGTGAGAAACCATTCGGTTGCAAGGAGTGTGATCAAAAGTTCTCTGATAAGAAGCGGCTCAACAAACACGCGTGTGCTGGTGGGCGGAGCATCAGCACATGA